The Acanthochromis polyacanthus isolate Apoly-LR-REF ecotype Palm Island chromosome 10, KAUST_Apoly_ChrSc, whole genome shotgun sequence genome includes the window caaTTCATGCTTCTTGTCTGCTTTTTTGTGGGAAAGTTTTTTATTAACACAATAACATCATTCTTAGTTACTAAAACCATACTTTTATAGTAAGTGCAACTGTGTCAAAAGACAAACTCACATCTAGGTTTTAAATCTGAAGCTACCAACACATAATAAGAGTTACATTATCAAGTTATTGCAGCTAGCATTCAATGTAGAAGCTGGTCTAATTTTTACTGCATGGAGACAATGTTGTGCTAAATGAATGGTAATACAGTTTAGAATTGATCTCGGAGGTTAACCCCCTACTGAACGGAGACAATGTTTCATCTCTGCAACACAGAAGAGCATTTCTTCATGCAACACTGAAGAAATGATAAATCCTTTGTCTATTCTCTCACACCTCACAGTTGTGATTGTGATCATTTTGATAGAAGACGCTAGCTGTCCTGtcttctctttctgttcctTTTTGGTTATATTTACAGTGTAAGTGTGTAAATTCAGTCCTTGGGTTCGTGATCTGTCACCCTTGTTATGGGGTGGGGGGGCCATTTATCTGGTGCTTCAGCTGCCGCGGCGCCTTCGGCCTCTGATGCACCAGGCCATcgttgttgttgtctttgtgtttttgtacactATCTTATCACCTTCTGCTCTGGCTGCACAGGCAtcagctttttttatttgttgctgtatttctttttttttctttgtgcttctttcagccatatttctgcataatgaagctgtttttcagtttcttttgatttcttttatcagtttgttgttttgcagttaaTTCTTTAAATAGCTCTGTGCAGCCTCCTACTATTAATTTGCtattaaattcatatttcttttcCCAATCTGACAAGAATTGTATCAAATCTGGatgcttctgttctgttctgcttaTTTTACATCGCCTTATagtgaatttttttcctgattatttcccatttttgttttgttttgctcaaaattatttttgtttagaatttgtggtgtttttcaaaattattttattgagaaTTTGTGAAAAACAATGCGTCATAAGCCAAAATTCAGTCCTTGGAAAACAAGCTTCTCGGCCAGCTCTATTAGCTAGTCCAGTTTTGATATCAGGACTAAAGGTTGTTTTAGAGTTTTCACAAAGTCCTCCTAATCTTAATGACTGTTCACACTCAGTGATTTACTTCAACTGACAACAGCCGTATGTTCACACCGATAGGTTTCAGGCTGTCCGCTGCTTCAATCACTGACCAGTCCTTTCACACTCACAgttttacacatgcacacattttgtAAGTTTTCAGCTTTCCCTAGCTCAGGACTTCACTTTCCTACTGTAAGTTTTTGGCTTCTCTTAGCTCAGGACTTTACTTTCCTAAAGTGCTTTGTTCGGATGCCGTCAACCTGGAACCCCGCGGAACCCGGACAGGGTTTTAATCGGCCGACGTGGAATTCAACCACGGAGGGCTTTCATCCCCGAACTTAGTTCCAGGGGGCTGTGCACAGACTTCGGTCTCCCTCGAACAGCTCCTTAGGTTCCCAGGTGTATTGGCATCCTTTctgcacttcttttttttttccactctttatctgaaggatttcagtttttagtttagtttggagTTCTAAGATGTCTCTCTCATCTAATTTGCCTGAGAAATTATGtttctttctccatcttttttgacttatttttcctGATTCTTCCACATATCCTTCCATAAACTTCTCATCGCCTTCTAATACACTGTGTTTTTGTCCCATAGCTGCTTGTTGTTGAGTTCTCTGGCATGAGACAATGGGAGGACACTAACACATCCTTCTACTGCAGataagctgcagcggtgttagtTTTTATGAGTCTAGCTCGCCCTTAATCCCCTTGTCACCAGTACGTCGTcaacaacaaggaaaataataaaccagaaattcagcaaggtACTCTAGACCTTATAATGTGCTTGAATTTCCCAATCACTCTTCACATTCACACTGTGTACACCTTGCCGACGGAATCTATTTTATCATGCCATCACGGCGGAATCTATTTTGTCATGCCGGCAGAATCTATTTTATcacttcacattcacacctgtgtACACCTTGCCAGCGGAATCTCTTTTATCATGCTAGTGGAATCTCTTTCTCACCCGTGGTTCTGATCGGTGTCACTTCCTGGATTGGATCATTGGATTCACACCCAGCGCCAAGGGACCGCTTTTCCTTTCACCGACCTGACCACGAATTCACGTTCCAGGATTTTCAGATCTCACTGCTTGGCGACCATCGCTGTCGACAGACTTCGGTGTCGGCTCTCCTCGACGTCGGGAAGGAATCCTCGGATCCGGCTCGAAGGACCAAGTTatatgtcagagagaagctccgctgagagctcccacataacataagaagatattcaccgaaccagaaagacacggagactgtaacttttacttgcaagggtaacacagcacagtgtaacaagacacattagtgcgagctacaaggactgctcccatacaaggtttattttatacacgagcagaaatgaagacatggcataagataagaaatagctacacaagggggtgtgctaagctgaaagagtggaaatatactgggatgtggagactagatgagagagagagggagagatatgTGCAGGtagaagtgagtgagtggtattctataaaaatagtcatgtaatactatgcacacacagttaatgctctaaggctcgattatgataaatgtatttacaaattcaactctaacactatctatctatctagcgtGTCTGGCGTTTGTTACAAGCAAACCCCGTCAAAATTGCTTGAGAATTGAGCGATTTATGACAACTTTAATTGTATAAGCACATCATTCCTCTATGTAAGTAATGCATTGTAGGAGCGAGTGGCCCcgatccaagatggcggcgctgcaggTACGCCGCTCGAGTGGAcagccgcagtcaatgaggcgtctacggctgaatcccaaaccgccccctacacactccccctacactaccgagtgtcactccaaaagaagtcacactcgcagctgtggagggcacttcagttgaagggggagggtataaatatgatcgtcaggaatgggacaccctgtcgcctcaccggaaaacggaagacgtcatcgccatggtaacacaaagacgcctactgtgcatggctttagtgctgtggcacaggttgcaggcaatgatgtagggggctacattctgcttcaaataatttgaagtcatcccacatgttttccaatcctattatctggcatttcaaatccaacaaatgaatgaataaatgaattctgtcagttgtgttcaaattttaaggtgtcagggggtgcacaattaaatcaaacgtcagcagagaagaagatttgtttcttttgttttatcttttttcaccactctttttgtgatgctctgtcagtgtgaaaaaggtgtgggagaaataaaggacgcatgtggaacttacatcgatatgttgtttcctcctccatttcgacgttgcacttcctgaaaaaattgtcgagagtgagcatcgatgcagactcgctatttaagggctgaacagtccactccccctctgCACTACGCAGTTTGGGACgacccttaatatggaggaccctccgcgggaacgcgcaaacagaggggtagtgtgtagggatagtgtgtagggggcggtttgggattcagcctacgtatatatgtctatgggcGTGCCTTCAGAGTGGCCATCTTGGATCGGGGCCACTCGCTCCTACAATGCATTACTTCCATAGAGGAATGATGTGCTTATACAATTAAAGTTGTCATAAATCGCTCAATTCTCAAGCAATTTTGACAGAGTTTGCTTGTAACAAACGCCAGACatgctagatagatagatagatagatagatactgctattattactactgtgaataataataataataattattattattattactattaatatTACATCAATTAttcttactattattactgctattattactattatttttatcgttattattattcttactgttattattactattatatcacgtgtataaatcacgttctttgggaaagcttaaacatgtgagaaaagtagccagaaataaagaattgtctacaacaaaaataattccatcataaatcagggctattattagatctatcagatgctgtattctaacccaccaattactgcagtaagtctgtttttttctttgtaacaggCTGTTGCTAGGAATGCTAGATTCATAACAGATTagtctcagattagttatttcaccggtaatcagctgtgtaatacacaggatgatgtagagagctggttagatcatgggtagacgccagacacggagctgatggGGTTCTATTCGTCTTGTTGGCGTTTATttcactgtagctatgacaacctgctaacaatatattattccttacatacatcttacatgtgaaaagtaatcccacgagctcttgtttccttacagcgctcattagagcatacataggctgaacagaagtccggcatctttaaataactatgctggagtcagagggagatagtgtgtagcttaagtgttgagtggcaaaaccagcattgtaaaaaatatccgagcagcttgtatagtagctacacgtgtgacgtttctaaaaaatcaaacagtttggcaatcggttcaaaattcagcgaataattccactttgagattcagcagtacctcttgcCCCCAtagatgtctatgcaccgctgcctccaCTGGCCCCGTTTCAAGATAGCGGCGCCTCTGTACTGatttgtgaatgaatgaatacacgttccggggttcggctcaaactccgcctctcagagcgtgtttccaaaggaaccattcaacgtgaatgataaatacactggtctgtgacgcgctcaagctaggcaagatcaaaaacccagacatttgaaggactttataaacgccggccggacaggccgcaCAGcgtctcaaaagaggacatgtccgccaaaagaggacgtatggtcacccttgTCAGAGCTCCCTCCTCAACCTCGTTCTCCccatctggcatcccaaatacccctaTCCTATCTGTCTCCCCCCTGTTTCTCCCTCTgtgctcctctttctcctctctccctcactcctgctcctgtctctctttcttctcctctctctccttccctctctctctccccagcGCTGCACCGGGTGGAGCGCGGCCGCATGGCTGCATGCACTCGGTAATCAGCAGCCTCCCCGGATCCGCACAGCTGTGGCTCGTTCCTGATTACTCCACACCAacaataaagaccggctgaaccttccacaccctgccagttTGTCTCCAGTCATGCTGAttatctctgtgtgttttgaaagaCAACACTgtcctctcttttctcttcacCTAGAAGACCCAGCTGCCTGGTTTCCCTCCTGCCCTGCCAGCCGGACTGCAACCCACTCTGGTTCTCCACCTCGGCTCCCTCCTGCTTCGTGCTTCCACCCTTGCTGCCCACCTTGGACCCCTCCTGCACCGTGTCCCTGTCTGGTTCCCCACCATGGCTCCCTCCTGCTTCGTGTCTCCCATCTGGCCTCCCCTGGCCGGACCTCCGGCCCTCCCTGACCAGACTTCCCGGACTGGAAGCTTGACCCCTGACTGGACCCCCCTTGGCTGGACCGCCGGACCCCCTTGGCCGGACCTCTGAATCTCCCTAACCAGATCTCCGGGCCTTCCTGGATGGACCTCTGGGCCTCCCTGGCTGGCCTTCCCCGACCGGACACCTCTCTGTTCACCCGTCCCTAGCTCCGTCCCCCTTCCCTGATCTTGACCTCACCTCACCCTCCAAGAACCCCTCCTGACCTCCCTCGCACTCCCTCACCCCTTCCctcaaataaaaatgttgaacCCTTCCTCGGCCTCGACCATGTGCTCTCTGTTTAGGTTCTTCCCTGACTGTGACAACCCTAGCCGGTGGTATCATTTTATATTGTTGTATTTATCCGCCACACCTTAAAAGCCAGTCTGTGAATATAGTGTCTGACATTAAACCGGTCCGTGGCGCAAGAAAGGTTGGGGACCGCTGTTGTATAGTATTACGCTTTGCTTGTTCCATATTCAGTGTTTAAGCAAAACTTGTTTGGGTCCAAATGAAAAGGTTCATTGTTATATTTAgaggaagatttttttaataaatatcaaTGTTGGGCTGCGATTTCGtccaatttttacattttggcccactgtgtttttgagttttaacacccctgctttagacaATACCaacattttccatgttttttgtcatttgacctTTTATTGTATTTCACATGCTGTTAATTTGTTGGCAGTTCCACCAAGGacagatttttcctttaaacttTGTAGAAGTTTTGAGCACGGGAGTACATTTTTGAGATCATTGCTTTATGTCACTTCATCCTTTATTTTCCCACATATTAGAAGGAACTCTTGCATTTTTTTACTCAACCAAATAAATTTGAGCGTCTCAGTTTCTCGTTACTTTATAGATGTGACAAACCAAATAAAAGCCAAACTtacaaaatatgaattaaacAGCTGAAATGACCTCCACCTCcaggacttttacttgtaataaaatattgcaatgcttaaagtgtgagtttaattaaagcaaaaaaaaggaaTAGTTCTTCCACTACTGCTGTAGATTAAGTCTGATTAATTAGCTCCATGTGTAATGTTATTGACCATTAAGTTCACAGACACAGTTGAGTACGAACtctgccaagaaaaaaaaaattagtttgaGATGAGGCAATGAGGTAGTATAAAACAGagactgaaagtgaaaaataCACAAGATCCATACACATTAACAGAACAGCACAGGAGACGGTTTGCAGCTGTGATTGTCCTTTCTTTCCTCAGCCTCCTATTGCCTTGAATTCTACTGAATAAAGTGATGGTGAATTTAAAATGCACTGAAAACGTACAAGAATCGAGTCAAATCTGTCACCTATAGAGAGACTCTGATTAAGTAATGCGATAATGTTTGCATCAGTAAAAGTAACATCACATTAGTGCATTGATTTTAGCTCAAATTGTGTTGTGCATCACATAAGACCACCTCCTGTGacatcattaaaaacacaaagaaatgaaattAAGAAAGCTGCTTTTGGGGTCagtgtttaaaatattttgtgaaaatacatttattcaatATTGAAGCCCTTTTGAGTGACTTTCCAGCATTTAGTTTCTGTTCTTGTGCTCCCCCTGCTGTCAGAACTTGTTAAATATCTGAAATTGCCTGAAGTCGAAGGGAGCTCTCATTTTAGTGTGAATTAAAATcagtgaaagaaacaaaacaagttttttttcagGACTGCAGCATTAACTGTCTGCCTGAGCATTTGCTTTTTTATCAGCCTCATTGAGAAAGTCCTGGTCAGCGTAGATAAGAAAGCCAGTAAAAGTGCTGTCTGTCCAGAAAGGGTCGAAGAAGAGTCCATTCTGCTCAGAGTAGAAGATCTGCAGCCAGACTTGATCTGACTGGTGCAGCTGGAGAACCGTAGAACCAGATGCCACATCATGGTTCCCTGTGTTGGCATCAAATGTCTTGATCTTGTACTGTCCATTGTGCACCAGCCCGATGGCCAGGTGCTTATTGGCCAGTGTGATATCGTAGGTGAAGTAATAGACCCCTGGGATAGCACAGACGAACTTCCCACTGCTGGTATTGTAGTGGTTCCCCTCATTCAGCAGGATCCGGCTGAAGCGGATGGGCATTCGCTCTTTAGGATAGCTCTTTGTCACAGCCACAGAGAAGGCAGATCGGGCTGTACTGCCACAGTTGCAGCCGCCAGGAGCTCCTTGCTGGCCCATGTCACCCAGCTCTCCTTTTTGTCCTCGTTTTCCAGCCACTCCTGGTGCTCCTCGCAGCCCCTTCAGCCCCCGAGGTCCAGCCTTTCCTATGAACCCTTCACGACCTTTCACACCTGGCTTTCCTGAGTTCCCGGGTCTCCCTGGATCACCTGACagcagacataaaatgatgacaGGACGACAATGCCGTATGCGTCTGCTGTACACAAGTAATCAAAAACTGTAAGAGGATTATACCCCAAATTACCTTTACAGCTCACAGTGTAATACCGACATAAACTGACATAAGGGTCGACCCTGTTTCAAGTTTTATGAGCAAATGGCGACAGATAGACTAAATCCAGATAGACTAAGAGTAGACTAGAGTAATAAGCGTATAGATACAGTATCATGAAAAAATGGGTAGATTctgtattttgcagatttttgaaatgaaaaaattcAATGTAAATACTGTGCAGCAAACACTTCCAAAATAAACTttctttaaacctttttttaacaGTCTAACTGTTAAtgcacattttgacattttttatttagaaaacaaagtcaaaaacaaaatctgaaattatAGCATTTGTCATTCAAGTTATTTGCAAAGGTTTGCTTATAAAACGCTCCATAACTTGCTTTAATTTGTCATCAGCACTCAGCTGATGATAACCGCAGACCCTGATAAACTGTCTGCCTCTTCAGACCCTGTGATGACACTCGACAACCACAGGCTCCTCTAAGCGACTGACTGAGGATCTGAAAATGAAGATAATTGATGCCCACGACGCACGGGAGGAGGGGTGCTATTAAAAGATATCAAAGCACTCTGAGCTTGCAGTTTTCACTGTATGAAATGTCATCAAGAAATGACTGTAAAC containing:
- the c1qtnf2 gene encoding complement C1q tumor necrosis factor-related protein 2, which encodes MPTGHNSSTVAIMLQMCVMLCLLSVVVSQSTNSSSKKGRNITIHSSQLVCSLPGPAGPAGIPGAPGSQGAMGPMGPPGTDGPDGKDGEKGEKGDRGDPGRPGNSGKPGVKGREGFIGKAGPRGLKGLRGAPGVAGKRGQKGELGDMGQQGAPGGCNCGSTARSAFSVAVTKSYPKERMPIRFSRILLNEGNHYNTSSGKFVCAIPGVYYFTYDITLANKHLAIGLVHNGQYKIKTFDANTGNHDVASGSTVLQLHQSDQVWLQIFYSEQNGLFFDPFWTDSTFTGFLIYADQDFLNEADKKANAQADS